The region TGCTCCGCAAGGCATTATTTTTTTTGGGTCAGTTATGCCGCCATCGGGAGCAAGCCCCCTCCCACATTTTGATTTGTGAATACATTCAAATGTGGGAGGGGGCTTGCTCCCGTTGCTGTTAGAAACTCATATCGACTTTGGTCCAGAGCGTGCGTCCCGGCTCCTTGATGGCTTGCGGGTCGTTGGCCGGGTAGCCGAACCCGGCATTGCCGGCCAGGTTCAGGTGCTCGGCGTAAGCTTTGCCGAAAAGGTTGTCGACGCCGGTGCTGACCTTGAAGTTTTTATTGATGCGGTACGCGGCGTTCAGCGAGAACACGCCAAAGCCGGCGCTTTTATCGAAGTCCTTGCCGACCACGTTGCCTTTGTTCTGGTCGATGCGGTTTTGCGCCGCGACCACTCGCCACAAGGCGCCGGCGCTCCAGTCATCCTGGCTGTAAGTCAGGCCGAAACGTGCATCCAACGGCGGCATCTGTGGCAGTGCCTTGCCGTCACTGCTGTTTTTGCCCCAGGCATAGGCGAGCGTGGCGTCGGCCTTCCAGTGACGGGTCAACTTGTAGGCCGTACCGAGTTCGCCGCCCATGATCCGCGCGTCGACATTGCGAGCCTGGGAGGTGGTGCCCATCATTCCGGGCTTGTAGTCGAACAGGATGAAATCGCGCACCTGGCCGACATAACCCGAGGCCCAGGCTTCGAGGTCGGCGGTTTTGTATTGGGCGCCAAAGTCGAGCTGGGTGGTCTTCTCTGGCTTCACGCCGTCGAAGGCATTCACCGAACCCACCGCGCCGGTGTTGGGGGAAAACAGCTCCCAGTAATCCGGGAAACGTTCCGAGTGGCCCAGGCCGGCGTAGACGGTGGTGGGCGTGTCGGCCAGGTCGTGTTCATAACGCACGAAGCCCGATGGCAAGGTGTCGGCGCGTGTGTCGTCGGCGGTCGGGTTGGGCCGGGCCATCGTTCCCGAGCCGGTGGTTTGCCGGAAGTCCTTGGCCGAGGCGCGGTCCAGGCGCGCGCCGGTGATCAGGCGGTCGCGGTCCGCGGCGTACCAGGTCAGTTCGCCAAACACACCGTAGTTATGGAAATTGGCGTCCTTGTTACGCGGCACATCCTTATAGGTATCGATGCCCATGCCCATGCGTTTGCGGTGTTCGTCTGTCTGCGCATCCAGGCCGCCGATCAGTTGCACATCGGCCCAGCGCCAGGTTGCCTTGATCCGCGCACCCAAGGTGCGCCGGTCGACGTTGGAGGCCATGGGGCCAGCCATCATCCCGGTGCCCGACGGTGTGCGCAGGCTGTAGTTGTCCATCACGTGGTCGGCGTAGTTGTAGTAAACCTGGGCTTCGACCTTATCCAGCACCTCACCGATGTTGGACTTCTCGAAGCGCAGCCCCAGGCTTTCCCGCAGGAACTGCGAACCGTCCATGCCGCGCGCGGCGTAGCGTGCTTCGCCATCGCCACGCCCGGCGGTGAGTTCCAGCAGGGTGTCGGCGTCAGGGGTGAAACCGACGGCGACGTCGCCGTTCCACTTGTCGTAGCGCGAGGCGACGCTGTGGTTATTGCCGTCTTTGTAATCGTCGGCGTGCGCCTGGTTACCGATCACTCGCACGTAACCCAATGGGCCACCGGCGGCGGCATCGATGACTTTATCGAAGCGCCCGTTGGAACCGGCCAGCACACTGGCGTTGACCCGCGTGCCCAACTCGCCGAACTGCTCCGGCTCGCGCTCGAACAGGATGGTGCCGGCCGACGCGCCCGGGCCCCAAAGCACGGTTTGCGGGCCTTTGATCACGGTGAGCTTGTCGTAGGTTTCCGGCGAGATATACGAGGTGGGCGCATCCATTCGGCCCGGGCAGGCGCCGAGCATCACGCCGCCGTTGGTGAGGATATTCAGGCGCGAGCCGAACATGCCGCGCAGCACCGGGTCGCCGTTAGTACCGCCGTTGCGCACCAGGGCGAAGCCCGGGATGGTCTTGAGGTAGTCGCCGCCATCACTGGCCGGCACCGGTTGGCGTGGGTCTTTCGGGTTGGTGATAACGGTCAGCGGCGATCTGGGAGCGATCGCCGTGATGACGGTGGGGCTTAGTTCGTGATCTTCAGCCTGTGCATGTGGCACCAACAGTGTGCCAAGCAGAACAGCAAAAACAGGGGTGCATCCCAAACGGGTGTCAGCAGAAAACCTGGACATGAAAAATTCCATCAATCATTCGTAAACAACACGGCCAGCAGCCTGCGGCTGTCTGTCTAAAGTCGGCCGGGGTGAAGTAACGCGATGAGGTGTTTACGAGGCGATGGGCGGGGCGCGGCTGCGGGCGCCGGGGAAGATGCTCTGCCGGGCATGGCCCAGGCGCGGGGCGGGAGTGAGGGCGGTAGCCGACGGCGGGGTGCCGAGGGTGACATAGGACACACTGCCGGGCAGGGCCGGGCAACTGAACAGCAGGCTGCAATAGCCGCACTTTTCCCAG is a window of Pseudomonas antarctica DNA encoding:
- a CDS encoding TonB-dependent copper receptor, coding for MSRFSADTRLGCTPVFAVLLGTLLVPHAQAEDHELSPTVITAIAPRSPLTVITNPKDPRQPVPASDGGDYLKTIPGFALVRNGGTNGDPVLRGMFGSRLNILTNGGVMLGACPGRMDAPTSYISPETYDKLTVIKGPQTVLWGPGASAGTILFEREPEQFGELGTRVNASVLAGSNGRFDKVIDAAAGGPLGYVRVIGNQAHADDYKDGNNHSVASRYDKWNGDVAVGFTPDADTLLELTAGRGDGEARYAARGMDGSQFLRESLGLRFEKSNIGEVLDKVEAQVYYNYADHVMDNYSLRTPSGTGMMAGPMASNVDRRTLGARIKATWRWADVQLIGGLDAQTDEHRKRMGMGIDTYKDVPRNKDANFHNYGVFGELTWYAADRDRLITGARLDRASAKDFRQTTGSGTMARPNPTADDTRADTLPSGFVRYEHDLADTPTTVYAGLGHSERFPDYWELFSPNTGAVGSVNAFDGVKPEKTTQLDFGAQYKTADLEAWASGYVGQVRDFILFDYKPGMMGTTSQARNVDARIMGGELGTAYKLTRHWKADATLAYAWGKNSSDGKALPQMPPLDARFGLTYSQDDWSAGALWRVVAAQNRIDQNKGNVVGKDFDKSAGFGVFSLNAAYRINKNFKVSTGVDNLFGKAYAEHLNLAGNAGFGYPANDPQAIKEPGRTLWTKVDMSF
- a CDS encoding DUF2946 domain-containing protein; translated protein: MRGSWISLFAMLMIFIGPLISQAMPMDHHAGMSMSMSMDMPGCHGEPKPSKAPDEHHVLWEKCGYCSLLFSCPALPGSVSYVTLGTPPSATALTPAPRLGHARQSIFPGARSRAPPIAS